A stretch of the Solanum dulcamara chromosome 6, daSolDulc1.2, whole genome shotgun sequence genome encodes the following:
- the LOC129892597 gene encoding purine permease 3-like has translation MTTQASSSRTKKFLLVINCIILAIGNCGGPLITRLYFIKGGKRIWLSSWLQTVAWPIILIPLAFSYFNRRREFQGKIFENNDNNNNNSKTKVILMTPWIFVSSIGIGVLIGFDNYLYAYGVAKLPVSTSALLIASQLAFTAGFAFLLVKQKFTSYSINSIFVLTLGAVVLALHANGDRPNGEPKKEYVLGFIMTLGAAALYGLILPLFELLYKKAKQGITYTLVLEIQAVYCLISTVVCTIGMIINKDFQAMSREAKSFELGEGRYYIVIIWSAIIWQCFFLGAIGVVYSSSSLVSGIVITVLLPITEILGVVFYGEKFTAEKGISLVLSIWGFISYLYGDIKASKVKTKNESQEQEMIDKIICTP, from the exons atgacgACTCAAGCAAGTTCATCAAGAACGAAGAAATTTCTTCTAGTTATAAATTGTATAATTCTAGCTATAGGAAATTGTGGTGGCCCTTTAATCACCCGCCTTTATTTCATTAAAGGAGGTAAAAGAATTTGGCTATCAAGTTGGCTACAAACGGTTGCTTGGCCAATTATTCTCATCCCTTTAGCCTTTTCCTATTTCAATCGTCGTCGTGAATTCCAAggtaaaatatttgaaaataacgacaataacaataacaatagtaaaACGAAAGTCATTTTAATGACTCCTTGGATTTTTGTATCGAGCATCGGGATCGGAGTCCTAATCGGTTTCGATAATTACCTCTATGCTTACGGCGTAGCTAAATTACCTGTCTCCACATCAGCCCTTCTCATCGCTTCTCAACTTGCTTTCACCGCGGGCTTTGCTTTCCTTCTTGTAAAGCAAAAGTTCACGTCCTACTCCATCAACTCAATTTTCGTACTGACACTTGGCGCGGTGGTATTGGCCCTCCACGCGAACGGTGACCGACCGAATGGGGAGCCTAAGAAGGAGTATGTTCTAGGGTTTATCATGACACTTGGAGCTGCAGCTTTGTATGGACTTATTTTGCCTTTGTTTGAGTTGTTGTACAAAAAGGCAAAGCAAGGTATCACTTACACACTTGTTTTGGAGATTCAGGCTGTGTATTGCCTTATTTCTACTGTGGTTTGCACAATTGGGATGATAATAAACAAGGACTTTCAG GCAATGTCGAGGGAGGCAAAATCATTTGAACTTGGAGAAGGAAGATATTATATTGTGATAATATGGTCAGCTATAATTTGGCAATGTTTCTTCTTAGGTGCTATTGGAGTTGTTTATTCTTCTTCATCATTGGTTTCTGGAATTGTAATTACTGTTTTACTTCCTATTACTGAAATTTTAGGTGTTGTTTTTTATGGTGAAAAATTCACAGCAGAAAAAGGTATTTCTCTTGTACTTTCTATATGGGGATTTATTTCTTACCTATATGGTGATATTAAAGCCAGCAAGGTGAAGACAAAAAATGAATCTCAAGAACAAGAGATGATTGATAAAATTATTTGTACTCcatga
- the LOC129892959 gene encoding uncharacterized protein LOC129892959, which translates to MDELTTGRGLNQQLGLSRACDTRWVSHYKSFNNFIIMFGSILDVLESLSLDARNLDERAKAMGHLEACRTYEVGFILHLMRDVLGITNELNKCLQKKEQDIANVMLLIEVAKRRLQVLRDDEWDSLIAKVSTFCIQHDVLIPNFEEPYISSLRSRRKLVNYTISHHYRVEVFCNIIDWQIQELNNRFDEVTIDLLHGIACLNPINSFLSFDIKKVMRMAKLYLDDFDESNMSALKNQLASYIVDVRDVDERFSNTNRLCDLSKRLVQTKKHFTYPLVFRLVKLALLLPVVTASVERAFLTMKFIKNDLRSQMSDDFFSGCLELKRIQKKLKKMEKDPASCKTEFIELYSVVGLLFLGSKKITAELKKLMAKNIRRICVIAFMVILTLCLLVLPLVLPPLPPPPLLLLFVPAILFVFLIFLAFSPSLPPADGSR; encoded by the exons ATGGATGAACTTACAACCGGTAGGGGCTTGAATCAACAACTTGGTCTTTCAAGAGCTTGTGACACTCGTTGGGTATCTCATTATAAatcctttaataattttattattatgtttggcTCTATTCTTGATGTTCTTGAATCACTTTCTCTTGATGCACGAAATTTGGATGAAAGAGCTAAGGCAATGGGACATCTCGAAGCTTGCCGAACATATGAGGTTGGTTTCATATTGCATTTGATGAGGGATGTCTTAGGAATTACAAATGAGCTTAATAAATGCTTACAAAAAAAGGAGCAAGATATTGCAAATGTCATGTTACTTATTGAAGTAGCAAAGAGAAGGTTGCAAGTTTTAAGAGATGATGAATGGGACTCTCTTATTGCTAAGGTATCTACATTTTGTATCCAACATGATGTTTTGATACCTAACTTTGAGGAGCCATATATTAGCTCTTTAAGATCACGACGAAAGCTTGTTAACTATACAATCTCACATCATTATCGTGTTGAAGTGTTTTGCAATATTATTGATTGGCAAATTCAAGAACTTAATAATCGTTTTGATGAGGTGACAATCGATTTGCTCCATGGAATTGCTTGCTTGAAtccaattaactcatttttaaGTTTTGACATAAAAAAAGTAATGAGAATGGCGAAATTATATCTAGATGACTTTGATGAATCTAATATGAGTGCTCTTAAGAATCAACTTGCAAGTTATATTGTTGATGTTCGTGATGTTGATGAAAGGTTCTCCAATACAAATAGGCTTTGTGATCTTTCCAAAAGATTAGTTCAGACAAAAAAACATTTTACTTATCCTTTGGTATTTCGTTTAGTGAAACTTGCTCTACTTCTACCAGTTGTCACTGCCTCCGTTGAAAGAGCTTTTTTGACAATGAAGTTTATTAAGAATGACTTGCGGAGCCAAATGAGTGATGATTTTTTTAGTGGTTGTTTG GAGCTAAAGAGAATTCAaaagaaactgaaaaaaatggagaaagacCCTGCTTCTTGCAAAACAG AATTTATTGAGTTATACAGTGTTGTTGGACTGTTGTTTCTTGGAAGCAAGAAGATTACTGCTGAACTG AAGAAGTTGATGGCGAAGAATATTAGGCGTATTTGTGTTATAGCTTTCATGGTGATTCTAACGCTATGTCTCTTGGTATTGCCATTGGTTCTACCTCCTCTTCCACCACCACCACTTTTGCTTCTCTTTGTTCCAGCTATACTCTTTGTTTTCCTCATCTTCTTGGCCTTCTCTCCTTCATTACCACCCGCTGATGGATCGCGTTAA